The following are encoded together in the Nocardia sp. XZ_19_385 genome:
- a CDS encoding thiolase family protein produces MTSAVIVDIVRTPSGKGKPGGGLSDVHPATLLSGVLEALIERNDLDPALVDDVIGGCVTQSGEQAFNISRTAVLAAGFPESVPATTVDRQCGSSQQAAHFAAQGVLAGAYDIAIACGVESMSRVPMFSNAQGKDANRGPIAHRFPEGLIQQGIAAEIITQRWKLDRETLDAFAARSHRLAAETAAAGGFDNELVAAGTLTADETIRATTTPEGLAGLRPAFVDEAMKQRFPEIDWSITPGNSSPLTDGASAALIMSEEKANQLGLRPRARFHSFAVTGDDPLLMLTAVIPATRKALAKGGLTIDDIDAYEVNEAFAPVPLVWQHDLDADPAKLNPRGGAIALGHPLGASGTRILATMLNHLEQTGGRYALQTMCEAGGLANAVIIERL; encoded by the coding sequence ATGACTTCCGCCGTCATCGTCGACATTGTTCGCACGCCCTCGGGAAAGGGGAAACCCGGTGGGGGACTGTCGGATGTGCATCCGGCAACGCTGCTGTCGGGCGTCCTGGAAGCGCTGATCGAGCGCAATGACCTGGACCCGGCGCTGGTCGACGATGTGATCGGCGGATGCGTCACGCAGAGCGGCGAGCAGGCGTTCAATATCTCGCGCACCGCGGTGCTGGCGGCGGGCTTCCCGGAATCGGTGCCCGCCACCACCGTGGACCGGCAGTGCGGATCCTCGCAGCAGGCAGCGCATTTCGCGGCGCAGGGCGTGCTCGCCGGCGCCTATGACATCGCCATCGCCTGCGGCGTGGAGTCGATGAGCCGGGTGCCGATGTTCTCCAACGCCCAGGGCAAGGACGCCAACCGCGGCCCGATCGCGCATCGCTTCCCGGAAGGCCTGATCCAGCAGGGCATTGCGGCGGAAATCATCACCCAGCGCTGGAAGCTGGACCGGGAAACCCTGGACGCGTTCGCCGCCCGCTCGCACCGGCTGGCCGCCGAAACCGCCGCCGCCGGCGGCTTCGACAACGAACTCGTCGCCGCGGGCACCCTCACCGCCGACGAAACCATCCGCGCCACCACCACTCCGGAAGGGTTGGCCGGGCTGCGCCCCGCGTTCGTCGACGAGGCGATGAAGCAGCGCTTCCCCGAGATCGACTGGTCGATCACCCCGGGCAATTCCTCGCCGCTCACCGACGGCGCCTCGGCCGCACTGATCATGAGCGAGGAGAAGGCCAACCAGCTCGGCCTGCGCCCGCGCGCCCGCTTCCACTCCTTCGCCGTCACCGGCGACGACCCGCTGCTCATGCTCACCGCCGTCATCCCGGCCACCCGCAAGGCCCTGGCCAAGGGCGGCCTGACGATCGACGACATCGACGCCTACGAAGTGAACGAGGCCTTCGCTCCCGTGCCGCTGGTTTGGCAGCACGACCTCGATGCCGACCCCGCCAAGCTGAACCCGCGCGGCGGCGCCATCGCCCTCGGTCATCCGCTGGGTGCGTCGGGCACCCGCATCCTCGCCACCATGCTCAACCACTTGGAGCAGACCGGCGGCCGCTACGCCCTCCAAACCATGTGTGAGGCAGGCGGACTCGCCAACGCGGTCATCATCGAGCGCCTGTAG
- a CDS encoding nuclear transport factor 2 family protein: MEAFKKAIEARDGDALAATLAENVVFTSPVAFKPYPGKPITAAILRGVLRVFEDFRYIREIVSADGRDQALVFEATVDGKTVNGCDFLHLDENGLIDELTVMVRPLSAARALADAMGAQFPRIEEEAARGMVG; the protein is encoded by the coding sequence ATGGAGGCCTTCAAGAAGGCGATCGAGGCGCGCGACGGTGACGCGCTGGCGGCGACGCTGGCGGAGAACGTGGTGTTCACGAGTCCGGTGGCGTTCAAGCCCTATCCCGGGAAGCCGATCACCGCCGCGATTCTGCGTGGCGTGCTGCGAGTGTTCGAGGATTTCCGCTACATCCGCGAGATCGTCAGCGCCGATGGCCGAGACCAGGCCCTGGTCTTCGAGGCGACGGTGGACGGCAAGACCGTGAACGGCTGCGACTTCCTGCATCTGGACGAGAACGGGTTGATCGACGAGCTGACCGTCATGGTTCGCCCGCTGTCGGCGGCGCGTGCGCTCGCCGACGCCATGGGGGCGCAATTCCCGCGTATCGAGGAAGAGGCCGCGCGCGGTATGGTGGGCTAA
- a CDS encoding ABATE domain-containing protein, which translates to MTELEPLIGEPLPLDLVNTRPVGTDLLRTPEQLGRWLSLQADRLPEASLRPTRADLDAVQGVREHLSAVLDALLDDRRPPAPALRGLDAAISAAPAVRRLAWTRETLSATVVREGNSSARLAAALADAAVDLLTGPSISRLKRCAADDCVMLFLPAHPRRQWCSPERCGNRARVARYYQRHKAATD; encoded by the coding sequence GTGACCGAGCTCGAACCGCTGATCGGCGAACCCCTGCCCCTGGACCTGGTGAACACCCGCCCGGTCGGCACCGATCTGCTGCGGACACCCGAACAGCTGGGGCGATGGCTGAGCCTGCAGGCCGATCGCCTCCCCGAAGCGTCCTTGCGCCCGACCCGAGCCGACCTGGATGCGGTGCAAGGTGTGCGCGAACACCTCTCGGCCGTGCTCGACGCGCTACTCGACGACCGCCGCCCTCCGGCCCCGGCCCTGCGCGGCCTCGACGCCGCCATATCTGCCGCGCCGGCGGTTCGCCGCCTCGCCTGGACACGCGAAACGCTCTCGGCAACTGTTGTGCGAGAAGGCAATTCGAGCGCACGGCTGGCCGCCGCGCTGGCCGACGCGGCCGTGGACCTGCTCACCGGCCCGTCCATCTCCCGCCTGAAACGCTGCGCTGCCGACGACTGTGTGATGCTCTTCCTCCCCGCGCACCCGCGCCGCCAGTGGTGTTCCCCCGAACGATGTGGCAATCGCGCTCGCGTCGCCCGCTACTACCAGCGCCACAAGGCCGCGACGGACTGA
- a CDS encoding alpha/beta fold hydrolase, translated as MNVLPLVQHRSIDVDGVEVFYRESVPTHADAPVLLLLHGFPSASHQFRRLIDALGADYRLIAPDYPGFGNTVAPADFEYSFDRLADITEGFVQRLGLTSFAVYVFDFGAPVGFRIATRHPEWISGLVVQNGNAYEAGLSDGARDFVALRPEVEGAEDTIRGLLTLEGTRGQYEHGVPDPSVLAPESWTLDQHYLDLPGRKEAQVALAFDYHSNVALYPEWQSWLREYAPPALIVWGANDPFFPAPGAHAYLADLPQAELHLYDTGHFALETHLPEIAPRIADFLDRLPNPAERQMVAASAE; from the coding sequence ATGAACGTCCTACCCTTGGTCCAGCACCGCAGCATCGATGTCGACGGCGTCGAGGTGTTCTACCGCGAGTCCGTGCCCACCCACGCCGACGCTCCGGTCCTGTTGCTGCTGCACGGCTTTCCGTCCGCATCGCACCAGTTCCGGCGGCTCATCGACGCGCTCGGCGCCGACTACCGGCTCATCGCCCCGGACTACCCCGGCTTCGGGAACACCGTCGCCCCAGCGGATTTCGAGTACAGCTTCGACCGGCTGGCCGATATCACCGAGGGATTCGTCCAACGACTCGGCCTGACCAGCTTCGCCGTCTACGTCTTCGACTTCGGCGCGCCCGTCGGTTTCCGGATCGCCACCCGTCATCCGGAGTGGATCAGCGGCCTGGTCGTCCAGAACGGCAATGCCTACGAGGCCGGATTGTCCGACGGCGCACGCGATTTCGTCGCGCTGCGACCAGAGGTCGAGGGCGCGGAGGACACCATCCGCGGGCTGCTGACCCTGGAGGGCACCCGCGGCCAATACGAGCACGGCGTCCCCGACCCGAGCGTGCTCGCCCCGGAGAGCTGGACCCTGGATCAGCACTACCTCGACCTACCCGGCCGCAAGGAAGCCCAGGTCGCCCTGGCCTTCGACTACCACTCCAACGTCGCGCTCTACCCCGAATGGCAGTCCTGGCTGCGCGAATACGCTCCCCCGGCCCTCATCGTCTGGGGCGCCAACGACCCCTTCTTCCCCGCCCCCGGTGCTCACGCCTACTTGGCCGACCTCCCCCAGGCCGAGCTCCACCTCTACGACACCGGCCACTTCGCCCTCGAAACCCACCTCCCCGAGATCGCCCCCCGCATCGCCGACTTCCTCGACCGCCTCCCGAACCCGGCCGAGCGGCAGATGGTTGCGGCATCGGCCGAGTGA
- a CDS encoding AEC family transporter yields the protein MIGGVAATLVKLAPVLIVFGAGAVFGARKVLASDAAKAFSDFAFLFAIPAYLFPKLYHANLGALFAPAAVGGYAATAIVTLILVAVFGKWVVGADASGVALRCMCAVQVNAAYFALPVLDFLFGDASAIFPIVLFQVCVLTVIVLTVLEHGRSDQEAGEGRGVLRAVGSALSTPVVVACTAGVLANLVNLRVPEPLLEGLEFAGAAAAPVALFALGLHVGTFGMRWRPVTRDEYLLIAVKCLVFPLLMWASLRYVFGLEGTTLAMFVVIAAMPAPQNAFIYAQRYDGEIDLVAAAVVKSTVLAAALLPLWMLALAT from the coding sequence ATGATTGGTGGCGTCGCGGCGACTCTGGTGAAGCTCGCCCCGGTGCTGATCGTGTTCGGCGCGGGGGCGGTGTTCGGGGCGCGGAAGGTGCTGGCCAGTGATGCGGCGAAGGCGTTCAGTGACTTCGCGTTTCTGTTCGCGATTCCGGCCTATCTGTTTCCGAAGCTGTATCACGCGAATCTCGGTGCGCTGTTCGCGCCGGCCGCGGTCGGTGGGTATGCGGCTACCGCGATTGTCACGCTGATTCTGGTGGCGGTGTTCGGCAAGTGGGTGGTCGGGGCGGATGCGTCGGGGGTCGCGCTGCGGTGCATGTGTGCGGTTCAGGTGAACGCGGCCTACTTCGCGCTTCCGGTGCTGGACTTCCTGTTCGGGGATGCCTCGGCGATCTTTCCGATCGTGCTGTTCCAGGTGTGTGTGCTCACCGTTATCGTGCTCACGGTGCTGGAGCACGGCCGGTCCGACCAGGAGGCGGGAGAAGGCCGGGGAGTGTTGCGTGCGGTGGGGTCCGCGCTCAGTACGCCCGTGGTGGTGGCGTGCACCGCGGGCGTGCTGGCCAACCTCGTCAATCTGCGCGTGCCCGAACCGCTCCTGGAAGGCCTGGAGTTCGCCGGTGCGGCCGCGGCGCCGGTCGCGCTGTTCGCGCTCGGCCTGCACGTCGGCACCTTCGGTATGCGCTGGCGTCCGGTCACCCGCGACGAGTACCTCCTGATCGCCGTGAAATGCCTCGTCTTCCCGCTGCTGATGTGGGCGTCACTGCGCTACGTATTCGGCTTGGAGGGCACAACTCTGGCGATGTTCGTGGTCATCGCCGCCATGCCCGCCCCGCAGAACGCCTTCATCTACGCGCAGCGCTACGACGGCGAAATCGACCTCGTCGCAGCGGCCGTCGTCAAATCCACCGTTCTCGCCGCCGCCCTCCTCCCGCTCTGGATGCTCGCCCTAGCGACCTGA
- a CDS encoding LysR family transcriptional regulator has product MGTVSATRMETFLVVARQGSIRRAASQLHVTEAAVSAAVAHIEKQLGAKLIAKTGRGIALTEAGRVYAGYCRSILGLMKEAHAAVQQAETGRLRIGVVATAGEYVLLRPLASFRRRYPEVELSLSVHPRDVLFVELQHHETDLVIAGRPPRDAALVTRARRPSRLVVVGTPGRHPLRSTWLLRGRGSGTRDATQELLGHLGINPPTLTLGSHGAVLAAAREGLGVTLIHSDAVEADLDSAILAILPVEGTPLDRPWHAITTGTPTPTTRLFLAHILDPGQVGGDAFYPP; this is encoded by the coding sequence ATGGGCACGGTCAGCGCGACGCGGATGGAAACGTTCCTGGTCGTCGCGCGGCAAGGCAGCATCCGCCGCGCCGCGAGCCAGCTGCACGTCACCGAGGCGGCGGTGTCCGCGGCGGTCGCCCACATCGAAAAACAGCTGGGCGCCAAGCTGATCGCCAAAACCGGTCGCGGCATCGCGCTCACCGAGGCGGGGCGGGTTTACGCCGGGTATTGCCGCAGCATCCTCGGTCTGATGAAGGAGGCGCACGCCGCGGTCCAGCAGGCCGAGACCGGGCGGCTGCGCATCGGGGTCGTCGCGACCGCCGGTGAGTACGTCCTGCTCCGCCCGCTGGCGTCGTTCCGCAGGCGCTATCCCGAGGTCGAACTCAGCCTGTCCGTGCACCCCCGCGACGTGCTGTTCGTCGAATTGCAGCACCACGAAACCGATTTGGTGATCGCGGGCCGCCCGCCCCGCGACGCCGCCCTGGTCACCCGCGCCCGCCGCCCCAGCCGCCTGGTGGTCGTCGGCACCCCCGGCCGCCATCCGCTGCGCAGCACCTGGCTGCTGCGCGGCCGCGGCTCCGGCACCCGCGACGCCACCCAGGAACTCCTCGGCCACCTCGGCATCAACCCACCCACCCTCACCCTCGGCTCCCACGGCGCGGTCCTGGCCGCCGCCCGAGAAGGCCTGGGCGTCACCCTGATCCACAGCGACGCCGTCGAAGCCGACCTCGATTCCGCCATCCTCGCCATCCTCCCGGTCGAAGGCACCCCCCTCGACCGCCCCTGGCACGCCATCACCACCGGCACCCCCACCCCCACCACCCGCCTCTTCCTCGCCCACATCCTCGACCCGGGCCAGGTCGGCGGCGACGCCTTCTACCCACCGTGA
- a CDS encoding form I ribulose bisphosphate carboxylase large subunit: protein MADGIERDRWDPGVQSYASMGYYAPDYQPSDTDVLAVFRVTPQPGVDPIEAAAAVAGESSTATWTVVWTDRLTAHSKYQAKCYRVEEVPGRPGEYFAYVAYDLDLFEEGSITNLTSSVIGNVFGFKPLLALRLEDMRIPVAYVKTFQGPPHGTVMEREYLNKYGRPLLGATVKPKLGLSARNYGRVIYEACMGGLDFTKDDENINSQPFMRWRDRYLFAMEGVNRATADTGEIKGHYLNVTAATMEDMYERAEFAKELGSVVIMMDLTVGYTAMQSMSHWARRNGVLLHLHRAGHSTFTRQKTHGVSFRVLAKWCRLIGVDHVHAGTVVGKLEGDPATTKGFYDTLRENHIPANPGNGIFFDQDWASLPGVMPVASGGIHAGQMHQLLDLFGDDVVLQFGGGTIGHPLGIAAGAEANRVALEAVVKARNEGRDLLKEGPEVLRKAAEWCRPLDVALSTWGDVTFDYTSTDAPDAVPTATL, encoded by the coding sequence ATGGCCGACGGAATCGAACGGGATCGCTGGGATCCAGGCGTGCAGTCCTACGCGTCGATGGGATATTACGCGCCCGACTATCAACCTTCCGATACCGATGTGCTGGCGGTGTTCCGGGTGACCCCGCAGCCCGGTGTGGATCCGATCGAGGCGGCGGCCGCGGTAGCGGGCGAATCCTCCACGGCCACTTGGACTGTTGTGTGGACCGACCGTCTCACCGCGCACTCGAAGTATCAGGCCAAGTGCTACCGGGTCGAGGAGGTCCCCGGCCGGCCGGGCGAGTACTTCGCCTATGTCGCTTACGATCTCGACCTGTTCGAGGAAGGCTCGATCACCAACCTGACCTCCTCGGTGATCGGCAATGTCTTCGGTTTCAAACCGCTGCTGGCGCTGCGCCTGGAGGACATGCGCATCCCCGTCGCCTACGTGAAGACTTTCCAGGGCCCGCCGCACGGCACCGTCATGGAACGCGAGTACCTCAACAAGTACGGCCGCCCCCTACTGGGCGCGACAGTAAAGCCGAAACTCGGTCTGTCCGCACGCAATTACGGCCGGGTGATCTACGAGGCCTGCATGGGCGGCCTGGATTTCACCAAGGACGACGAGAACATCAACTCCCAGCCGTTCATGCGCTGGCGCGACCGGTACCTGTTCGCCATGGAGGGCGTGAACCGGGCGACAGCCGACACCGGCGAGATCAAAGGCCACTACCTCAATGTCACCGCCGCCACCATGGAGGACATGTACGAGCGAGCCGAATTCGCCAAGGAACTCGGCAGTGTCGTCATTATGATGGACCTCACCGTCGGCTACACCGCCATGCAGTCGATGTCGCATTGGGCGCGGCGCAACGGCGTGCTGCTGCACCTGCACCGGGCCGGGCACTCCACCTTCACCCGGCAGAAGACGCACGGCGTGAGCTTCCGGGTTTTGGCCAAGTGGTGCCGCCTGATCGGCGTGGACCACGTGCACGCGGGCACCGTCGTCGGGAAGCTCGAGGGCGACCCGGCCACCACGAAGGGTTTCTACGACACGTTGCGAGAGAACCACATTCCCGCCAACCCGGGCAACGGCATCTTCTTCGATCAGGACTGGGCCAGCCTGCCCGGCGTGATGCCGGTGGCCTCCGGCGGTATCCACGCCGGCCAGATGCACCAGCTGCTGGACCTTTTCGGCGACGACGTGGTGCTGCAGTTCGGCGGCGGCACCATCGGTCATCCGCTGGGCATCGCGGCGGGCGCGGAAGCCAACCGGGTCGCACTGGAGGCGGTTGTCAAGGCGCGCAACGAAGGTCGCGATCTGTTGAAGGAAGGCCCCGAGGTCCTGCGCAAGGCCGCCGAATGGTGCCGCCCGCTCGATGTCGCACTCTCCACCTGGGGTGATGTGACCTTCGACTACACCTCCACCGACGCACCCGACGCGGTGCCGACGGCCACCCTCTGA
- a CDS encoding ribulose bisphosphate carboxylase small subunit → MYLRHGTFAYLPEFTDADIAAQVRYALLNNWPVSIEYTDDPHPRNAYWQMWGLPLFDLDEPDGVLAEINACRATFPRHYVRVLAYDARFGRQTTALSFLVQRPAVEPGFELTRTEGPDRRQTYGLRSYATEKPQGARYGG, encoded by the coding sequence ATGTATCTGCGTCACGGAACCTTCGCCTATCTCCCGGAATTCACCGACGCCGACATCGCCGCGCAAGTGCGCTACGCGCTGCTCAACAACTGGCCGGTGTCGATCGAGTACACCGATGATCCGCATCCCCGCAACGCCTACTGGCAGATGTGGGGGCTGCCGCTGTTCGATCTCGACGAACCCGACGGCGTGCTCGCCGAAATCAATGCCTGCCGAGCCACTTTCCCGCGGCATTACGTCCGGGTGCTGGCCTACGACGCCCGCTTCGGCCGGCAGACCACCGCGCTGAGTTTCCTGGTGCAGCGCCCGGCGGTCGAACCGGGTTTCGAGCTGACCCGCACCGAGGGACCGGACCGGCGTCAAACCTACGGTCTGCGCTCCTATGCCACCGAGAAACCACAGGGCGCGCGGTATGGCGGGTGA
- a CDS encoding AAA family ATPase, with the protein MAGEGNGFRLHRPSAEAPRPGQSAAPEPPPILDDDAVLDLSTDIAGDDVELTLHRLDAELVGLANVKRRVREIAALLMIDRARQRFGLESARPTMHMSFTGGPGTGKTTVALRMAELLHTLGYIRKPKVHTVTRDDLVGQFIGHTAPKTKEAIAKAAGGVLFIDEAYYLFRPENERDYGQEVIEILLQEMENERASLVVIFAGYPDRMERFFSANPGLSSRVAHHLEFLDYTHEELLAIAALMVAEQNFRFDDAAQTAFSEYLARRMERPRFSNARSVRNALDRCRLRQAKRLVDLHRPLTKTDLITLTDRDVYGSSIFEPG; encoded by the coding sequence ATGGCGGGTGAGGGCAACGGTTTCCGGCTGCACCGGCCGAGCGCCGAAGCGCCCCGGCCGGGGCAGTCCGCCGCGCCGGAGCCGCCGCCCATCCTGGATGACGATGCGGTGCTGGATCTTTCGACCGATATCGCGGGCGACGACGTCGAACTGACCCTGCACCGGCTCGACGCGGAACTGGTGGGCTTGGCGAATGTGAAGCGGCGGGTCCGGGAGATCGCGGCCCTGCTGATGATCGACCGGGCCCGGCAGCGTTTCGGGCTCGAATCGGCCCGGCCCACCATGCACATGAGCTTCACCGGCGGCCCGGGCACCGGCAAGACCACGGTCGCGCTGCGCATGGCCGAGCTGCTGCACACTCTGGGCTACATCCGGAAACCCAAGGTGCACACCGTGACCCGCGACGACCTGGTCGGCCAGTTCATCGGGCACACCGCGCCGAAAACCAAGGAGGCGATCGCCAAAGCCGCCGGTGGCGTGCTGTTCATCGACGAGGCCTACTACCTGTTCCGGCCGGAGAACGAGCGTGACTACGGACAGGAGGTCATCGAAATCCTGTTGCAGGAGATGGAGAACGAGCGGGCCAGCCTGGTGGTGATCTTCGCGGGCTACCCGGACCGGATGGAACGCTTCTTCTCCGCCAACCCCGGTCTGTCCTCCCGGGTCGCGCACCACCTGGAGTTCCTCGATTACACGCACGAGGAACTACTGGCTATCGCCGCTCTCATGGTGGCGGAGCAGAACTTTCGCTTCGACGACGCCGCCCAGACCGCCTTCTCCGAATATCTGGCCCGCCGGATGGAACGGCCGCGTTTCTCCAACGCCCGCAGCGTCCGCAATGCCCTGGACCGCTGCCGACTCCGGCAGGCCAAGCGGCTGGTGGACCTGCACCGCCCGCTCACCAAAACCGACCTGATCACGCTGACCGACCGAGATGTCTACGGCAGCAGCATTTTTGAGCCTGGATAG
- a CDS encoding class 1 fructose-bisphosphatase — protein sequence MPEGLKTLTRYTIEEEHRHPGSSGEFSALVNVVATATKMIANQVTRGAIVGSLGASEPDNLPPTVHRKLDAIANDIMVSETQWTGHLSALLSEQMSGVHPVPDVRRRGKYLLAFDPLDGSSNIDVNLPVGTIFSVLRAPAGNGAEPSDADFLQRGTQQVCAGFTLYGPATMLVLTTGRGVDGFTLDREIGAFVLTHPRMRIPEETTGFAINAANERFWERPVRRYVHECLDGVEGPRARDFNMRWVASLVADTFHILTRGGVYLYPYDSRPPQRPGQVALLYGANPIAFIVEQAGGWATTGGERVREVVPAHVHQRVPFIFGSRNEVQRIEHYHSEPEEGPRFDSSLFGTRSLFRPAGRANPV from the coding sequence ATGCCAGAAGGCCTGAAGACCCTCACCCGCTACACGATCGAAGAGGAGCACCGGCATCCCGGATCGTCCGGTGAATTCTCCGCCCTGGTGAACGTCGTCGCCACCGCGACGAAGATGATCGCCAATCAGGTGACCCGGGGCGCGATCGTGGGGTCGTTGGGCGCGTCCGAGCCCGACAACCTGCCGCCCACCGTGCATCGCAAACTCGACGCCATCGCCAACGACATCATGGTGTCGGAAACCCAATGGACCGGCCATCTTTCGGCGCTGCTGTCGGAGCAGATGAGCGGGGTCCATCCGGTGCCGGACGTGCGTCGGCGCGGGAAATATCTGCTGGCCTTCGATCCGCTGGACGGTTCGTCCAATATCGACGTGAACCTGCCTGTCGGAACGATATTCAGTGTGCTGCGGGCACCGGCCGGGAACGGTGCTGAGCCGTCCGACGCGGACTTCCTGCAGCGGGGCACCCAGCAGGTGTGCGCCGGATTCACCCTGTACGGACCGGCGACGATGCTGGTGCTCACCACCGGTCGCGGAGTCGACGGGTTCACCCTCGATCGCGAGATCGGCGCGTTCGTGCTGACCCACCCGCGCATGCGAATCCCCGAGGAGACAACGGGTTTCGCGATCAATGCCGCCAACGAGCGGTTCTGGGAACGGCCGGTGCGTCGCTATGTGCACGAGTGCCTCGACGGGGTGGAGGGCCCGCGGGCCCGGGACTTCAACATGCGCTGGGTGGCGTCCCTGGTCGCGGACACCTTCCACATCCTGACCCGCGGCGGGGTCTATTTGTACCCCTACGACAGCCGCCCGCCACAGCGCCCGGGGCAGGTGGCGCTGCTCTACGGTGCGAACCCGATCGCGTTCATCGTCGAACAGGCCGGGGGCTGGGCCACCACCGGCGGCGAGCGCGTGCGCGAAGTCGTTCCCGCCCATGTGCACCAGCGGGTTCCCTTCATCTTCGGTTCCCGCAACGAGGTGCAGCGCATCGAGCACTACCACAGCGAACCCGAGGAGGGTCCCCGCTTCGACAGCTCCCTGTTCGGGACCCGCTCACTGTTCCGCCCAGCAGGCCGCGCCAATCCCGTGTAA
- a CDS encoding phosphoribulokinase has protein sequence MSVKHPVVAITGSSGAGTTSVTRTFQEIFRREGIYAAIVEGDSFHRYDRNEMKAAMADAEQNSNFTFSHFGEEANLLKELETLFRDYGETGVGSVRKYLHDDGEAKPFGQPAGTFTPWEDLAPGSDLLFYEGLHGAAITDSVNVARYADLLVGVVPIVNLEWTQKVIRDKTERGYSSEAVIDTILRRMPDYVKYICPQFSHTYVNFQRVPTVDTSNPFIARTIPTADESFVVIRFADPKVIDFPYLLSMLHDSFMSRPNCIVVPGGKMELAMQLIFTPLILRLMDKRPKRSR, from the coding sequence ATGTCGGTCAAACATCCCGTCGTCGCGATCACCGGATCCTCCGGTGCGGGCACGACCAGCGTCACCCGCACCTTCCAGGAGATCTTCCGGCGCGAAGGCATCTACGCGGCGATCGTGGAAGGGGATTCGTTCCACCGCTACGACCGCAACGAGATGAAAGCGGCGATGGCCGACGCCGAACAGAACAGCAATTTCACCTTCTCGCATTTCGGCGAGGAGGCGAATCTGCTGAAGGAACTGGAGACCTTGTTCCGCGACTACGGCGAGACCGGCGTCGGTTCGGTGCGCAAATACCTGCATGACGACGGCGAAGCGAAGCCCTTCGGCCAGCCCGCGGGCACCTTCACGCCATGGGAGGACTTGGCGCCCGGCAGCGACCTGCTGTTCTACGAGGGCTTGCACGGCGCGGCGATCACCGATTCGGTCAACGTCGCCCGCTACGCCGACCTGCTCGTGGGCGTGGTCCCGATCGTCAACCTGGAATGGACTCAGAAGGTCATCCGTGACAAGACCGAACGCGGCTACTCCAGCGAAGCCGTGATCGACACCATCCTGCGCCGCATGCCCGACTACGTGAAATACATCTGCCCGCAGTTCTCCCACACCTACGTCAACTTCCAGCGCGTCCCCACCGTCGACACCTCGAACCCCTTCATCGCCCGCACCATCCCCACCGCCGACGAAAGCTTCGTGGTCATCCGCTTCGCCGACCCCAAGGTGATTGATTTCCCTTACCTGCTGTCGATGCTGCACGACTCGTTCATGTCACGGCCGAACTGCATCGTCGTCCCCGGCGGGAAGATGGAACTGGCCATGCAACTCATCTTCACTCCCCTCATCCTCCGGCTGATGGACAAGCGGCCCAAGCGATCTCGCTGA